From a single Paramormyrops kingsleyae isolate MSU_618 chromosome 14, PKINGS_0.4, whole genome shotgun sequence genomic region:
- the pkdccb gene encoding extracellular tyrosine-protein kinase PKDCC, which translates to MPNLSIPLCATALLALIFTSVTFLKEDRHLRVKVRDLVSGNLDSYPDSRRNVLLKELSDRRRELLPYFTASEKDAFMGLPGGDVHRRSFSKKLAVARSEENGIHLGASNTNHNKIGCKELGYIKNVAFVGSGYTKAVFQGVLPEGLPVALKSVNEQGTDMKRCLEDFDDMKGCYELVSYKLMKEIVLLQRLDHPNIIKLHGHCQSGEREGSISAALEHGSPLQMIQLLQSPWEDRFRVCLGLVRLLSYLAHSPLGPVALLDFQPRQFVLVNGELKLTDLDDAAVGDPTCQTDSDCGLQFPLRNFSLPCSSDGVCQGLNERRNLYNAYRYFFTYLLPHQAPPTLRPLTEQIMNSTAELNGDVNGTLAAFENILHLYKSGLYLENLPSALVEDYVASRGMRSAGGESYRCWPSYQHQGCVLSVHSIAEAALVCSARSECGGFTINGQRTWTGRLLASFKSGFSDLVPDVNSAVYMRRAAASGFPL; encoded by the exons ATGCCCAACCTTAGCATCCCTCTATGCGCAACAGCACTTCTTGCTTTGATCTTTACCTCTGTAACGTTTTTAAAGGAGGATAGGCACTTACGTGTAAAAGTCAGGGACCTTGTCAGTGGGAATCTCGATTCGTATCCCGACTCCAGGAGAAACGTCTTACTGAAGGAGCTCAGCGACAGGCGCAGGGAACTTTTGCCGTACTTTACTGCTTCAGAAAAGGATGCTTTCATGGGACTACCCGGAGGAGACGTGCACCGCCGCTCTTTTTCAAAAAAGCTGGCTGTGGCGAGATCGGAGGAGAATGGTATTCATTTAGGGGCATCAAACACAAACCATAACAAAATTGGATGCAAAGAGCTCGGTTACATCAAAAACGTGGCTTTTGTAGGGTCAGGCTACACTAAGGCAGTTTTTCAAGGCGTTTTGCCCGAAGGATTGCCCGTAGCGCTGAAATCAGTGAACGAACAAGGGACTGATATGAAAAGATGTCTGGAGGATTTTGATGACATGAAAGGCTGTTATGAACTCGTATCCTACAAACTAATGAAAGAAATCGTTCTGTTACAAAGACTGGACCATCCAAATATTATAAAG CTCCACGGCCACTGCCAGTCCGGGGAGCGAGAAGGCAGCATCAGTGCCGCTCTGGAGCATGGATCCCCGCTGCAGATGATACAGCTCCTGCAGAGTCCCTGGGAGGACCGCTTTCGG GTCTGTCTGGGTCTGGTGCGGCTGCTCAGCTACCTTGCCCACTCACCCTTGGGGCCTGTGGCGCTGCTGGACTTTCAGCCTCGCCAGTTCGTCCTGGTTAATGGGGAACTGAAGCTCACGGACCTGGACGATGCTGCCGTGGGTGATCCGACCTGCCAGACTGACTCCGACTGTGGCCTTCAGTTTCCACTCCGTAACTTCAGCCTTCCCTGCTCCTCAGACGGGGTCTGCCAGGGCCTCAATGAGAGAAGGAACCTCTACAATGCCTACAG GTACTTCTTCACCTACCTGCTCCCCCACCAAGCCCCACCCACTCTCCGGCCTCTCACAGAGCAGATCATGAATTCAACAG CGGAGCTGAACGGGGATGTGAATGGCACACTGGCTGCTTTTGAAAACATCCTCCATCTGTACAAGTCTGGGCTTTACCTGGAGAACCTGCCGTCGGCTCTAGTTGAAG ACTACGTGGCCTCCAGAGGAATGAGGAGCGCTGGGGGTGAGAGCTATAGATGCTGGCCCTCCTACCAGCACCAGGGCTGCGTGCTGTCTGTACACAGCATCGCCGAGGCCGCCCTCGTTTGCAGCGCCCGCAGTGAATGCGGCGGCTTTACCATCAATGGCCAGAGGACCTGGACAG GGCGGCTTCTCGCTTCATTTAAGAGCGGTTTCAGCGACCTGGTTCCAGATGTGAATTCAGCAGTGTACATGAGACGAGCTGCAGCTTCGGGATTTCCTTTGTGA